The following is a genomic window from Platichthys flesus chromosome 13, fPlaFle2.1, whole genome shotgun sequence.
CTTACATAAACATGATTCCCTTAATGGTGACGACCCGGAAGCCTCACAAAAAAGATAACTTAGTCTTGGATGTACTTTCTGCCTGTGGACTCACCACGTTGACGGCGTCATAGAGACGCTCAGAGGGGACATGCTGGCTGATGGAGGGacacagctcctgcagcagcatcactgacTTCAGGCCCTCGGCCGTGCAGTCGGCCACAATCCAGCCGCAGTCCCGGGTGCTGAAGGGGAAGCCTCCCTGAAAACAAAGACACGGTGtgaatttatgtatttattcatatctGATTCCCTGGATATAATCTCCAGATGCAGTTTAGTCCGTATTTGAGACTAAAGGGAATTATTCTGAAGTATTCTTGTTTAATGCTAGTTGTACCTTGTTCATTTGTCTGTAGTATTTCTTGTATTCTGGAGGATTCTCCGGTATCTGGTGATGGAGTGGAAAAACCAGTCAGGCATAAGAAATCACAACTGAAAGCACTGGAGGATCATATTACACTGGAAATCTGCAAATATGTGTCAGGGAGGATTAGCTCTGGGAGCTCCTGAGACTCATGCTACTTGCACCTGTGTTATGGTGAGAAAGTGATGTGCGTCTTGGAGGCACTTCGATAGCCGCGGGTCGTCCTGGGCTCCTGCCTGAAACCACACAACTTATTATAATCAGCTACATGACACACTTCAGTCAGgactcacacactctcctcaAAACTCAAAGACCTGTGAGTTACAACTGATCTGAGACTTGAGAAGTGAGTCGTGTTTGAAACCCATTTAAAGGAGCAATGATGATCTGTGGATTTGTAATTTTATGTTGAGGAAAGTGAGGACAgaactgaattgaattgaaatattaaaagacaTTAACAGAGGTAATAGTGTGGGTGTGTTACCTCGAGGAAAGCCTGCACGGCAAAACAAGTGTCCCACAGCTGAGAGCCATTGGTCCCctgtgcagaagaagaaggtgaaacTGAAACTCTCTTTCCAGGACGACATGCAAAGTGTGGAACCAGCACTAAGTTGAATCAATATAATAAAGTTTAAGAGTCTCACCTGCATTTTCATCCCGTCCAGCCCCAGCCTGGAACACAGAGGACTGACTGTTAGTTCATCTGCAGTTTactttcagaatcagaatcagaaagtatttattgccaagtaggtttacacctacaaggaatttgctctggttattggtgcatacaatgaacatagaaacataaaaacataaaaacatacaaacacaataaatacaacacacataagaaaagcaataaaaagaaaaaatatatatttactcactatttacttctaaTTTActctttttctaatatttatgcaaagcaacatttatttagacataaacatatctaaataaaatatatataaaaggtaaaagatttaaaaagggaagtaaaaagtgaaatgcaagatgcaagacgGTGAaaagtgtcagattgcaatatgcaaggaggttttgttcctgatggaccgcagcctcctgcccgagggaagaacctcatgCATACACATACTTAAAGATCTAATAGCACTGAGTTAACAACTttcaacatcacacacatggGTTGCATTATCCAGCACAAGAGTGTCTTGAACAACTTTTTGATGAGTTGGTAAGTGAGTTGTTACCAGAGATAATCTGGGATCCTGGACACGTGCTCCTGAAACACCGGGGAGGTCGGACCGTCCACGTACCAGCGAACCAGCATGTTGATGGTCTTGGAGATCTGAGGACAAAGGCCAGAACCTCATGTTTACACTCTCTTCCTTTAACAGTCTGAATAAGATGACTTTTGTAAAACTCAGTGTTCCTTagggtgtgtgttttcactaCCGGTCCGATGCTGATGCACTTAGTGAAGCGGTCGTCGGCCTGGATGTGCTCGTACAGCTCTCTGACAGCCATTCCTCTCAGGGTGGTGCTGTGATGGGCTTCGTACACATTCAACACCACTGCAGGGAAacgaggggaggggaggggaggggaggggaggggaggggaggggaggggaggggaatgGGAGGGATTCAAGCAGCGGCACGTGGGAACATTCCAGTGAAAAACACTTGCATAATACCTCATTGCACAAAAAAACACCTCGTAGACATGGACACTGCTTCACGTGTGTTGTGTTAAACttactgtgtgttgtgttaactTACTGTAGGCAGCATCGAGCAGCGAGCTGTGAGCTGTGTACATGTCACCTGCTGCCACGTTGTTCCTCTGAGCCGGCCAGCTGATGGAGGCATAGTCCTGGACATAAAGCTCCTACACAACAGGAAAGAGACAAATGTGTTAAACAACTGGTTGACACATATGGAGGCTCGGTATTTGTAGCAGAAGGCAAAGTAACAATTACACGATAAAACACTTTATACTTGAAATTTGAATTATAGAGGcaaatatatagtatatattttttcacttttttagcTTTAAAAGTAAACTGTTTAATCCTCAATCATCGTCAGTTGCAACTCAACAATAACAATCGATTTAACTTAATATTAATTTCAGTGGTGCTTTCAGTGGAAAGCGTTAACTTTTAGACCTCTCTTCTAATTTCATCAAAAGTCAGTTTATCATTGAGCTCTGGTTGTGATCAGGAGTGTAGCGCCCCCGTGTGGTACAGTTTGGCTTCAGCACCTGTCTGAGGCTGAGCACCAGGGAGTCTTCCTCAGCCGCCAGTCTGACAGCGTAGCAGTAGCTCATGGGGAGGTAGACCTGGCGACAGTGACACCACAGAGTGGAGGGGTGGGCCGGCATCCAAGTGGGGAACAGCCTGCAACAGACACATGTACAAACATCAAACCCTGAATATGTTCAAAGGAAAACTGGTTTCCTGCTTCATAGACAAGAGATTCAAATGAATGTAAGTTCAGCTGGTGATCTGATGTCACAGTAAGTACAGATACCTAACAAAGTACTTAAATCCTGAATCTTACCACATCTCTGGCAGGAGCGTGTTCATTCCTTCCCAACTGTACACATTTAAAATGGCCAACCAGAATTTGCCCCACGAGGGAATCCCCAACGCACCGcctgaaaaaacacagagcaacaaatgtaaaatccaaagtttgcaggaaaagttaaaacacaaaaggaagaagatatttttttttacttctcacCTTTGCTGTGCAGGTTATTTCTGGCTCGAACCATATCTGGGTCATCAGGCTCTAGTCCCAGGATCCTCAGGGACGTGTAACTCAGTGCTGTGCCAAAGACCGTCGACTTATCCTCAATATGTCTGagggaaaaatataaataaatatatgtgagtggtcaaaggtcaaaggtcaaaggtgaagtaCACAGTAACCCCACTCAACATGTATTTGGTCATGTGATAACAGCTCAAACCCCTCATTTGCCCAACTCCTCCAGTGAACCCATTCAAACTTTGACCAGTTGTCATTTGAACTCAAAGATTAAACGATTAGATTCCAGTTATaaaagtcaaaggtcatggtgacctcaAATGAATTTAGAAAAGGTTCTCCTTCGCTGAAGTGTCAGAAGACCAACTACCTGTTTGTTACCTTTGTCTTTTGCGGTGGGAAACACGGCATCATCTTACAGGAGATGCACATTAAGGGATAAGGCATGCACACATATCAAAAGACAACAAAGTGTGACGGTAACTTACAGACCCCAGCCTCCATCAGGCAGCTGCACGGAGCGCAGGTACCTCACCATCTCCTTCTTCCAAGCCCCGGGCAGCGGGATCTTAGCCACGTGGCAGGTGATCAGGAGGCCTGTGGAGCACACACACGGCTACAGATCGAAACACACAACAGTATGTGCCAGCATCTTAACACCATCACCCTAGgacaggggtcttcaacgtttttcaggacAAGGACCCCACAAACTGATGGAGAGAtagagcagggaccccctactatatatattgtatgtaattgtatttttaattaagctgggcctagtgccatgtataaacatagctaccctgttattgtgcaatcaatactaagctattcaaataatacacagaATGATAACgtcttctgcctccatttattatatgttggattcatgttaatgtgtatttaaagatatttaaattaGTTGGAAACAATTCGttgacaaaaaaattaaaaaaattgcgACCCCCCCCTGCAGTATCTCGGCGGACCCCCTATGGGTCGCGGACCcactgttgaagacctctgcccTAGGGTACACACTTCTACAAATGGAGGCCCGTGTATTTTCTCAGGTATGAAAAGAAAGGGCATGTCCTACCTGGGAGCAGGAAGAGAGGTCCTCCATAGTCCCCGGCCCAGTGACCGTCCTCCGCCTGGAGGTGACTGTAGAAGTGCATCCCCTTCAGAGCCACGTCCACGGCCGTGTGCGCAGCCGGGGATCCAGGCACCAACTCACTCTGTGGAgagaacacaggaggaggaactATTCAATAGGAAAGTATATTCTGTTGCTGTAGCACAAAAGTGTGGGAATCTGAGAATTTGAAATTGGATTCAAATGGTTGTAAAAGTGACAAATAAGACAATGTATAGTGGATGATTTGATCAGTGTTTAATATAATATCATTAAAATATTATCCCGATATAAAGTTCCCTACATGGCAGATACCAAAGAGTATATGTTGAGTCTAGACTCTTGAGGAGATCACATGTAGAACTGTCGAGAAATGCTGGTTTAAAACTGCTGGCATCAATTTGTGATTATAAAAAAACCCTGATTCATGGTCCCTCCATCTTCCAAACCATCTTCCCCACAAAGGGAGACAGCAGATACAAAAAGGAGGTGAACCCACCTTGTCGATGCCGAGCGAGTGAGCCTCCATCACGGTCTGCTCCCTGTCGGGGGTTTCCTGATCCTCCACATAGCGCCAGGTCTGTCTGCCCTCGCCACTGGTCAGCCTCCAGCGGCTCAGGTCTGTGGCCGGCTCCGTCCTGTACGGGCCCCCCCGCCTCCGCAAGTGCCTGGAAAACACAGCTGGTTGGTTTAATGGTGCGGTTCTTCtgccaaggaagttatgttttcacccctgttcatTTGTATGGTCGTGAGCAAGATGATGCAAAATACTAACTACAGAAAAACTGGATGTGGTAAAGGTCGGACAGAGTTTAAATTGTGGAGTGTGGATGCCAGATGGGTCGGTTATCAAAATGTTCCCTGATTTCTCccagaataattcatagatcttgattttaaaaaacaaatctggtgCATTTAGGGacagttttttatatatatgtgcaaATCGGAATTGCAATACAGAATCcagatctggtgaatttaaatgagtcTTCACTGAGTTCCGTTCTAGCTCCATGTGCACATtttctacaaaaaaaataaaaaaggtatttcCTCAGCTGGTCAGAAAATTAAACCAGTAACTCATGAGGTGACTCTGCTGCTGGTTTTCAGTCCATGTGCAAAGTGGTGACACACAAATCCAAAACTGTGCAGAGAATATGAAGTAAACACTCAAATACAACAAAGGTACTGGTAACTTTAAAATACACAGTAAAATACACGGTTTTCTTATaacttttataaataaataactctaCAGCTGTTTTTATAGATATgttcatttcatattttcataaaaacttaTTAGCTCCTGTTGAATTCACGACATCGATAAACATGAGTtataaaacagctgttttgatGACATCATCCCCTGAGATGTAAAAAGTATATAACACAGATTGTGTACAAAAGTAAATACTCACGTCCCCTCAGTCATGGTTGTGATACTCAGATGATCCCTCCGCTGAACTGGGACTGGATCTCTTCTCCTCTCGGTTCTGCCCCTCCTGCTCTTTACCTGGGAGCTGTAGTCTTTTGAAAGAATACACATCTCAGTCTGTGATACAACCCGCACTACATCTCCCAGAAGACACCGCGGCTGCCTTCCGAGGAGTTTCCCCACATGGAGAGACATGAGCAGAGCCTCAAGTGTCCAATCACGCGACGGGTGGGCGGTGTTAAGAGGCGGGTCTACAGCGAGCtcctccaatcagagcagctgcTCCGAGAAACGCTACAGGTGCTCACATATTAACGACGATCAGCCAATGAGTAGTTTATATGAAAAATaacactttttatttgattaatcgAACATTTCACAAGTAAAAAGATCAAATTAAAGCAGAAGCATTTCACTGTACAAGTAAAAAACAAGTGCTTCACTTTATGTTACAGACAGACAAGATCAAGCTGATTATCACACAGATCAGGAATCAGCATCTCATCAAGTTTATgtaaaaaccaacacacagttAGATCCTGTATTTGCACTTATTTTCAAAACTATGCTAAACTAACTGTACAAAGTTAAACCAAGTGTAAAAATCTTTTACACTTGGTTATATTCTCCACTTGCAAACACCCAGACatttatgacacacacacactgaactcatTTAGCAACAGACTCAGCTTGAGCTCAGCAAATCCAAAGTGGTTTGCTGACAAAAGTCCCACGTCTCCTTTCTTTCCAAACATTTGTGTAACAATGAAGATATTTCTGCAGCAACAGTCCGTCAGTCGTCGACAATGCTCAGCAGGCCGCTCAGCTTCAGTCTGCAGGCCAGCTCTTCCTCTTGGCTCGCCAAAATCTGCCGCTCAAGCTCCTTCAGCCGCCATGCCATCGACACAGGGATGGTTTTAGGCCACGATGAATTCTCCAACGGATCATCAGGCTCCTGACAGGTCCAGACAATGAACATGTATAAGTACTGCGAATCTGAAATTCGTAAATGAAGCCAAACTTCCCCTCTTCTTAATAACCACTTGAAGAAATGACCCTGACTCCCTGAAGGAGAAGTGAAGTCGAACCTGTGTCAGTGGGGCATCTCTCGTCTTGGCTGTGGGGGAGTGAATCCTGGTTGTGGGCCTGGAgagcagggtggaggagggaatgAAGAGCGGCGAGGACAAATGCTCTAAGGGGTCGCCATCCAGCCAACGCTGAAGCTGCTCCAGGCTCCTGGAGAGATACAGTTGTATGTTAGACCTACTTGTTGTACATTACTTATGGCAAATAAGAACTGCAATGTGAATTATCTTATAAAGATGTAGCACAGTcatgctaaattaaatgtaaccatttatttagtttctcaCTCTGTCCCAAAGTTTAGTTCTTTATTAAACATTATTCAGTTTTCATCCATACACCTCTGCCCTTTCAATACTGTGTATAGGAAAAATGGTATATACAATAACCACAAAACCTCCAGCAAAGCTGTGTCTGTACCTCGTGCTTtcaaccttctcctcctctaaacTCTGCAGGACTTTGTGGGCCAGCAGCTCTTGTgttgttggagtgtgtgtgatgtccaATGATGCTGCCGCTGCCTCGAGCGGCTCTGCCGTACTGTGGAACAACCTCTGTCTGAGGGACAGACCGGTGGGGGAGGCACGCGCAGCTGCACTTGCCCTGATGATAGAAGAggggggatgaggagggaggagggaggagggagacgggGACAGGGGTTGAGAAATTTGTAATCATCATGAAGCATGAAGAGTAAAAGCTGTGTCAATACATTATCAGCACATGTCAGCCTCTAGTTAACTTCCCCTGGTTCACTGAAATACCAGAGCTCATTCTGtatttgcacacacactgtaatattTGCCTAACGTTGACCTTAACAGTTAAACTGAGGTAAGAGACCTCAGGACAAATTAGCAGGAGCTGTTGACAGTAACAGAGTCAATTTCCCCACAACAACTAAATCTCATCCAAATGATAAATGTTGCGCAGTAAGTTGAAGTGAGGAGATCAttaccctctctcctcctcctcctcctgccaccgctgcttctccctgtgtgtttgtctggtggCCTGGGTCCACTCCTCAGGGGGCTGGAAACCCTTCAGGGACTCTGTGAGGAAGTAAATCAGgatctctccatcctctgtcACAGCATCTTCAATGACAAAACAAGCAAATAGTCACAAGTTGTATTGCAAGTCTTACACAGTCTGTCGTCATGGGTGAAAGTGAAGAATGGCCTCACCTTCACAGGCAGGTGATCCTGGTATCTGCCAGTCTTTCAGCTTGTGGTCAATGCAAATCACCAGCACGTCATCCCAAGGGATCTGACTATAGGCCGTTAACACACCCTCATCTCCAGTGCCCCAGCTTCCCATGGCGGCCTCGGATCTGTTGGCCCGGGTGCAGTGACCCTTTAGCCGGACCCTTTCCAGAAGGTTTTCCAGTCTTGACATTAGAAGAGGCTGACTGTGGTAAGAGACCGGGATCTGAGCAGCGTAGCAATAGATGGAGGAGCAGAGTTCACACCATGAGTCTAGACAAAGGAAGAGATAAGCGAGCACAACAAGGGGATTATTGGTTTCTTTCGCACTAATACAAActccaaagtaaaaaaaatagcCTTGGTCTCAATCACTAACCGGTGGAAGAAAGCTTCTCCCACTGTGGCAGCTGCAGGCTGAGGATGGCTTCCCGTAGCCAGGCCAGGTGTTCAGCTGAGTTCCAGCCCAGGTGAGGAACAAAGTCTCGGGTTTCAGGCAGGCAGAACTCGCCCGGCGGCCACGAGAGTTTACAGAGATCCTCTGATGACGCTGTGTCAGCAATGTGAGCCAGGACGGCATTGTACAGCTGGATGATGGGCGCGGGGTCCTGGGAAGGAAGACAAGCGACGCCTCGCTCCTGGCGGTGGCCGTAAACTCTGGGAGTGAACTCGCGACTCAAACTGGACTCTACAAGCTGCACCAGGCTCTGGCAGGACAGGGGGAGGGATGGTGGAGCGCGGGACAGCAACCAACGCAGAGCGTGGCTCAGCtagagacacacaacaaagaTGGAGACGTTCATTTAGACACTTAAAGAGAAAGTGAGCATCAAGCTCCAGAACTCACTCACCCCCTTTGCCCTTTAGCCCTACCTCCATGGATGTGTATGTGCAGTACCTGTTTGGATCCCTGGACGTCACTCGTGGTCTCTGGTATGAAGAAGAACGTGAACTCTGATATCAGTCCTTCCATGACCATCATCTGCAGCATCAGGGCTGAGGCACGAGGCACCATGAGAGAAAGGGATCAGGATTAATTCACACGGATACATTCAGCTAGGTTCATTAAAAACTGCCTCATTGAATATCTAAAGTTTTGTTTCAACAGACAACTAATATTTCAATCTTAGATTTTAACAAACATGCATTAATCCCATGTTTACTGATCATTACCTTCGACAAGTTTCTGTGTATCACCAGGGCCACCATCAGGTCCTGGCACCAGAATGACCAGCGGCAGTGGGCAATGCCAGGTGCTGGTTTGCTGTAGCTGTTTAAGCTGAAGCAGAGCTGACAGCAGAGGTACATCCTGCTCGTCTTGCCCCCCCTCGATGGCCGGCATGGCAGGAAGCAACATGATCAGAGCTCCTGTTCCAGAGAGCTCGCAGCTCTCCTCCATTTTAGACAGGCTGTCTTCAGTGAGTGGGCCTCGGGACGCCTGGGCCACAAAAACAAGTAGAGAGGTGGTTACACAGTGCCAGGGCAGAATAACTGATATTGGTCAAATCAAACGATTATGGTCTAGATCATAGTTTACCTTAATAACATTTCTCTTAATTAATACCctttatattaaatgttttaataatagttaaaaacTGCCAATCCCCTCACTTGTATCTACAATCTAACTGCACATGAGCCCTTTAAAAACAGGCTTCATCTTAAAATCATTCaagcttgtgtgttttctttgcatttGACCTCAGTCGTCCATAGAAGTTGCAAACTGATCAAACCTTGACGCTGATGTGgactttgtgagtgtgtggtcctctctcctgcagcgaGTTGGTGACACACAGGGTCTGCAGAGTTCCATCAGGCTGCTCCTCCCCGACCTCCGACGCCTTGTCCCCGCCGAGTTTCACCTCCAGCCAGTCTGACAGGATCCTGgtacaggagacaggagaggacaaACTTAGGCCCTGTACACACCTGGTAtcaacatccatcctgagacaAGTACGTGTAAGCAGGGCTGCTGCCTACCTGTCGGCCAGGCTAGCCACACTCTCGTGGTTGCTTGGTAAGAGGAGAGCCATCTTCCAGTAGATCCGCTCCGGTGGGTCGGGGATGTTTTCTGACACCAGCGCCGGCAGGTCGAGCGGCGCCCACACCATCTCACTGAGAGCAACATCACAAAGAGGTCAGAATGCTGCTTCGTGACCACACGCTAAATAAACGCACACAACAACTCCAGACTTACTCAAGCAGCTGCTGATAGTAGTAGTGGACTCTCATCTGGTGGATTGCTTCTTGCCTCATTCTGAATAACcttaacaaacattaaaaaaaaaacagtcacttACTGgagcagtaaaaaaagaaagttgatTTAACCATCCAATTAGTCATCCTAAGTAAACTATTATAAATAACatgcaacaacagaaaaagggAGATTAATGTACCTGGTGCTTGACATGGCCAAGGTGCCGGCATTTCCCAGGTTGACCAGACCACGGGCCAGGTCTTCCATGCAGGGCCGTGCAGGGGCGCTGGGAGCGAGAGCCTTGAGTTTGAATCGGGGGTCCACACAGCACGGAGCTGCAGGGAAACCTCTCATCTGTCGCTTCAGCTGCCGACGGAACGCGACCACATCACGCCACCTGGGGGAACAGATAAAGAGGGAAAAGGTTCCAGATGCAGTTAACCCTTCCAACAATGTACttgtgtatgtacagtatattcAGTGTAGCTGGTTGATATTGGACTGCTCTCTAATATTTGATAATGGCCAGACAAGGAAGCATCTGAGTTTCAGGTGTCTTACCTTTTGATGTACTTGTGGATACGCTGCAGTTCATCATCCAGGATTTCTTCAACAATCAGAGCAATATCTGCTTTCAGAGTCTCCTCAACTAGACTGGTGCAGACCTGCTCTGTGCATGTAGCCACACGGTCTGCCTTCTCATTCACTGCCAGCCTGAAAGAGGTTAACAAAGAAATAATTCAGATACAGGCTCTGAATATCTAGGACTCAGGATCAGCAGATTATATCATATTAATAATCCAATAATAAAGCAATCTGATAAATAAACGTCTAATTGTCATTTCCCCATTACaacattatttgatttaatgagtTTGAAACTTCTTACTGGATCTCAGAGGTGGAAGTTTCCTTGATGGTCTCATCTAAAACTTCGTGGAGGATCTCTGTGCAGATGGAGCAGCTGAACTGAGCCAGGAAAGCCGTGtgctcctgcctcctcctggcACAGGGACAAAATGAAAGCCAGATATGGGTGGGTGgtttttgtgaaaatattcTGTAGCTCAAACGTGGATGTGACAATTCTTTGTCTGCTTGAATAAACGCATTAAAGAAGAACCCAACATATCTAACAAGCGTTAGTTTATATTCTGCTTTCCTCTTTCTGAACCAAGCTGAGGTTTGTAATAAATGGCACTGAGCTATAATCAACAAGCTGTCCATATCAGGCTGTGCTCATGAGACCAACCTGGCTTCTTCAAGCTTATGTTTCTCTTCAGCAACACGCTCCTGTTCCTCCCTGATCTCGGTGGAGGACACCTCCTGCAGCAGTTGCACCAACACCTCACTCACCAGGGACTCCACCTGCACACTGCTCTCactgcacaacaaacacaaaacacgtCAACGAgtaaaatcaaatttaataaGTCTCCAGTCACTTAGTGTGGTACAGAAGATGGACGGATTATAAATCGTCAACACTTACGCAAGAGCTGTTGATGCGTAGCTGGCCCCGACGACGGCTACTTCCCTCGCTGCTGCTACGACCACCTCTTCGATGACACCGTCCAGTTCAGCCATGATTTCCTGCAGATGCAACACAGACTGTCAGTATAGGTCTCTCTTGCTTTTAAAGGTAGATCTCACTGTTCTAAACACATTTGACAAACGCTCTTGCTCTGTTGAAATGGCACAAGTATGGGTATTACTACTCTATAGGCCCCCTTTTATAGTTTtcattatgtatatatatattaaactttaaataatcaCCAAAGCTA
Proteins encoded in this region:
- the lss gene encoding lanosterol synthase; amino-acid sequence: MTEGTHLRRRGGPYRTEPATDLSRWRLTSGEGRQTWRYVEDQETPDREQTVMEAHSLGIDKSELVPGSPAAHTAVDVALKGMHFYSHLQAEDGHWAGDYGGPLFLLPGLLITCHVAKIPLPGAWKKEMVRYLRSVQLPDGGWGLHIEDKSTVFGTALSYTSLRILGLEPDDPDMVRARNNLHSKGGALGIPSWGKFWLAILNVYSWEGMNTLLPEMWLFPTWMPAHPSTLWCHCRQVYLPMSYCYAVRLAAEEDSLVLSLRQELYVQDYASISWPAQRNNVAAGDMYTAHSSLLDAAYMVLNVYEAHHSTTLRGMAVRELYEHIQADDRFTKCISIGPISKTINMLVRWYVDGPTSPVFQEHVSRIPDYLWLGLDGMKMQGTNGSQLWDTCFAVQAFLEAGAQDDPRLSKCLQDAHHFLTITQIPENPPEYKKYYRQMNKGGFPFSTRDCGWIVADCTAEGLKSVMLLQELCPSISQHVPSERLYDAVNVLLSMRNSDGGFATYETKRGGRLLELLNPSEVFGDIMIDYTYVECTSAVMQALRHFQQVYPDHRAEEIRSTLRAGLEYCRRVQRPDGSWEGSWGVCFTYGIWFGLEAFACMGHVYEDEDACVEVQRACRFLLEWQMPDGGWGEDFESCEQRRYVQSSTAQIHNTCWALLGLMAARHPDRRAIERGVQLLIDKQLPNGDWPQENIAGVFNKSCAISYTSYRNVFPVWTLGRFSALYPDSPLAGRVKL